From the Microbacterium thalassium genome, one window contains:
- a CDS encoding pyridoxal phosphate-dependent aminotransferase, with protein MSPLRPLDQSGKLKDVLYEIRGQALVEADRLEAEGHTILKLNTGNPAVFGFEAPYQIVRDMIEAVPHAHGYSDSRGIMPARRAIVSRYEQVPGFPPFDVDDVFLGNGVSELITMTMQALLDEGDEVLIPAPDYPLWTAMTSLADGTPVHYRCDNEHGWQPDLEDIRSKVTPRTKAIVVINPNNPTGAVYTREVLEGIVEIAREHSLLLLSDEIYDRILFDDAEHIPLATLAPDLLCLTFNGLSKTYRVAGYRSGWLVITGPKRHASGFLEGIHLLASTRLCPNVPAQYAVQAALSGVQSIDALIGPSGRLHEQRDAAWEALERIPGVTCLKPQGALYAFPRFDPEVYEIRDDAKLVYDFLVAEHVLLVQGTGFNWPTPDHVRIVTLPEARVLTEAVERLGNFLASYRQ; from the coding sequence ATGAGTCCGCTCCGCCCCCTCGACCAGTCCGGCAAGCTCAAGGACGTCCTCTACGAGATCCGCGGGCAGGCGCTCGTCGAGGCCGACCGGCTGGAGGCCGAGGGTCACACGATCCTGAAGCTGAACACCGGCAACCCCGCGGTGTTCGGCTTCGAGGCGCCCTATCAGATCGTGCGCGACATGATCGAGGCGGTTCCGCACGCCCACGGGTACAGCGACAGCCGCGGCATCATGCCGGCCCGCCGTGCGATCGTCTCGCGCTACGAGCAGGTGCCCGGCTTCCCGCCCTTCGACGTCGACGACGTGTTCCTGGGCAACGGCGTGTCGGAGCTCATCACCATGACGATGCAGGCGCTGCTGGACGAAGGCGACGAGGTGCTCATCCCGGCACCGGACTACCCGCTGTGGACGGCCATGACGAGCCTCGCCGACGGCACGCCCGTGCACTACCGCTGCGACAACGAGCACGGCTGGCAGCCCGACCTCGAGGACATCCGCTCCAAGGTGACGCCGCGCACGAAGGCGATCGTCGTCATCAACCCCAACAACCCGACGGGCGCGGTGTACACGCGGGAGGTGCTCGAGGGGATCGTCGAGATCGCGCGCGAGCACTCGCTGCTGCTGCTGTCGGACGAGATCTACGACCGCATCCTGTTCGACGACGCCGAGCACATCCCGCTCGCGACGCTCGCGCCCGATCTGCTGTGCCTGACCTTCAACGGGCTGTCCAAGACGTATCGCGTCGCCGGCTATCGCTCGGGATGGCTCGTGATCACCGGTCCGAAGCGGCACGCGTCGGGTTTCCTCGAGGGCATCCATCTGCTCGCCTCCACGCGCCTGTGCCCGAACGTCCCGGCCCAGTACGCGGTCCAGGCCGCGCTGTCGGGCGTGCAGTCGATCGACGCGCTCATCGGGCCCTCGGGACGTCTCCACGAGCAGCGCGACGCCGCGTGGGAGGCGCTGGAGCGCATCCCGGGCGTGACGTGCCTCAAGCCCCAGGGGGCGCTGTACGCGTTCCCGAGATTCGATCCCGAGGTGTACGAGATCCGCGACGATGCGAAGCTCGTGTACGACTTCCTCGTCGCCGAGCACGTGCTGCTCGTCCAGGGCACCGGGTTCAACTGGCCCACGCCCGACCACGTCCGCATCGTCACGCTGCCCGAGGCGCGGGTGCTCACCGAGGCCGTCGAGCGACTGGGGAACTTCCTGGCGTCGTATCGTCAGTGA
- a CDS encoding Rv3235 family protein: MDQAQLAELFAPQRTSSQQLPDPEPLLRNLTVGVLEVLAGVREVDQLARWLTEDPYRKLVTRANLSTRARSARGLPAKRPVHGILSIRQASPADGVIEGVVIVRGPARTRAVAIRLEGMDGRWRATSLGLL, from the coding sequence ATGGACCAGGCCCAGCTGGCCGAACTCTTCGCCCCCCAGCGCACGTCGTCGCAGCAGCTCCCCGACCCCGAGCCGCTGCTGCGCAACCTCACCGTCGGCGTCCTCGAGGTGCTGGCGGGAGTGCGCGAGGTCGACCAGCTGGCGCGGTGGCTCACCGAGGATCCCTACCGCAAGCTCGTCACGCGGGCGAACCTGTCCACCCGCGCGCGCAGCGCTCGCGGCCTGCCCGCCAAGCGGCCCGTCCATGGAATCCTGTCGATCCGCCAGGCCTCCCCCGCCGACGGCGTCATCGAAGGCGTCGTGATCGTCCGCGGCCCCGCGCGAACACGCGCCGTGGCGATCCGTCTCGAGGGCATGGACGGCCGCTGGCGCGCCACCTCGCTCGGACTCCTCTAG
- a CDS encoding helix-turn-helix domain-containing protein, with the protein MPQHSHAQRMVSPAQAGELLGVSVDEIMALVDERRLRGARVGSPARWLIEEASVADYLDDQAEEARRMALWRQSSAASFPELWGRGSVRNPD; encoded by the coding sequence ATGCCCCAGCACTCGCACGCCCAGCGCATGGTGTCGCCCGCCCAGGCCGGCGAACTGCTCGGCGTGTCCGTCGACGAGATCATGGCGCTGGTCGACGAGCGGCGGCTGCGGGGCGCGCGCGTCGGGTCGCCCGCCCGCTGGCTGATCGAGGAGGCGAGCGTCGCCGATTATCTCGATGATCAGGCCGAAGAGGCGCGGCGCATGGCGCTGTGGCGGCAGTCGAGCGCCGCCAGCTTCCCCGAGCTGTGGGGCCGGGGCTCCGTCCGCAATCCGGACTGA